One window of Amaranthus tricolor cultivar Red isolate AtriRed21 chromosome 11, ASM2621246v1, whole genome shotgun sequence genomic DNA carries:
- the LOC130826703 gene encoding uncharacterized protein LOC130826703 produces the protein MKHKNQNSSLNCPATVQQLTQTAASHYQKQLSSNLICIISLVMASDNDDELQGAWYFGSNAYDSQSSSSSDEEPQEMDAQQIEQQGQRKTRLTNELRHLILHEMLSLKVSDSLPHGTFVRIANKYGYTPRAIRNLWKRAIENKEENKPYVVDSKYKNCGRKRVQVPPNVLESKPMGERTCIRDVATCLDLAPTTVWRLIRRGEIKAHSNPLHPYLTDANKARRVEWILSLIQEDTIHHHPMYKGMYDFIHIDEKWFYLTKKTQRVYLAHKEKIPYRVGKSSKFIPKAMFLGAVARPRWNQYGQRTFDGKIGIFPFVSRVAAQRNSINRPRGSIEIKPTDSVTQEVYRSMLIEQLIPAILRKWPSDGPSIIFIQQDNARVHITNDDPI, from the coding sequence ATGAagcataaaaatcaaaacagcAGCCTCAATTGTCCAGCAACTGTCCAGCAACTAACCCAAACAGCAGCCTCACATTACCAAAAACAACTGTCCAGCAACCTCATTTGCATCATTAGCCTTGTAATGGCTTCAGATAATGACGATGAGCTACAGGGGGCTTGGTATTTTGGATCAAATGCATACGATTCACAGTCAAGCTCCAGTTCTGACGAGGAACCACAAGAAATGGAtgcacaacaaatagaacagcAAGGTCAACGTAAAACAAGGCTTACGAACGAGTTGAGGCATCTTATTTTACATGAAATGTTGTCACTTAAAGTAAGTGACTCACTCCCACATGGTACATTCGTACGAATAGCAAACAAATACGGTTACACACCAAGAGCAATTCGAAACTTATGGAAACGTGCAATTGAaaacaaagaagaaaacaaGCCTTATGTTGTCGATTCAAAGTACAAGAATTGTGGAAGAAAAAGAGTTCAAGTGCCACCAAACGTACTTGAATCAAAACCAATGGGTGAACGTACATGCATAAGAGATGTTGCAACATGCTTAGACTTGGCACCAACAACGGTTTGGCGATTGATACGAAGGGGGGAGATTAAGGCACATTCAAATCCATTACACCCTTATTTAACGGATGCAAACAAGGCAAGAAGGGTTGAGTGGATTTTAAGTCTCATTCAAGAAGatacaattcatcatcatccaatgtATAAAGGTATGTATGACTTTATACATATTGatgaaaaatggttttacttaacCAAGAAGACACAAAGAGTTTATCTAGCACACAAAGAAAAAATTCCATATAGGGTGGGAAAGTcatcaaaattcattccaaaagCCATGTTTTTAGGGGCGGTTGCAAGGCCTAGATGGAATCAATATGGCCAAAGAACATTTGATGGGAAAATCGGAATTTTCCCTTTCGTAAGTAGGGTTgcagcacaaagaaattcaattAACCGTCCAAGGGGGTCTATAGAAATTAAACCAACTGATTCGGTTACTCAGGAAGTTTATAGGAGCATGCTCATAGAACAATTAATTCCAgcaattcttagaaaatggccAAGTGATGGTCCATCCATAATTTTCATccaacaagataatgcaagggTTCACATAACAAATGATGATCCGATTTGA